One window from the genome of Oncorhynchus gorbuscha isolate QuinsamMale2020 ecotype Even-year linkage group LG14, OgorEven_v1.0, whole genome shotgun sequence encodes:
- the tpst1l gene encoding tyrosylprotein sulfotransferase 1, like, protein MRGQKVSMLLGCALLCSASLLYLGLSGIDCPPPDHAHRHTWADAHLGSTNQSQASPIYYGEDTPLIFIGGFPRSGTTLMRAMLDAHNAVRCGEETRVIPRLLAMRATWSRSARERVRLDEAGVTDQVLDSAVRAFLLEVIIGHGEPAARLCNKDPFALKSLSYLARIFPQAKFVLMLRDGRATVHSMISRKVTISGFDLTSYRDCLTKWSRAVEGMYSQCQGAPEGSCLPVRYEQLVLHPEVEMRKLLSFLGLPWDPAVLHHEDLIGKAGGVSLSKVERSTDQVVNPVNTDALSKWVGHIPSDVLRDMDDIAPMLARLGYDPLANPPDYTRPDPIIAPNNYTLRQRTETLHPS, encoded by the exons ATGAGGGGACAGAAGGTGAGCATGTTATTGGGCtgtgctctcctctgttctgcctctctcctctacctgggCCTGAGTGGCATCGACTGCCCTCCCCCTGACCACGCCCACCGCCATACCTGGGCAGATGCCCACCTGGGCTCCACCAATCAGAGCCAAGCATCTCCCATTTACTATGGCGAGGACACACCCCTCATTTTCATTGGTGGGTTCCCTCGGAGCGGCACCACACTGATGCGGGCCATGCTGGATGCCCACAATGCAGTGCGTTGCGGGGAGGAGACACGGGTGATCCCGCGTCTTCTTGCCATGCGTGCCACCTGGAGTCGCTCGGCCAGAGAGCGGGTCAGACTGGACGAGGCCGGGGTCACTGACCAGGTGTTGGACTCAGCAGTGCGGGCGTTCTTACTGGAG GTAATAATAGGTCATGGGGAGCCAGCAGCCAGGCTCTGTAACAAGGATCCATTTGCTCTGAAGTCTCTGTCCTACCTGGCCCGTATTTTCCCCCAGGCAAAGTTTGTTCTCATGCTACGGGATGGAAGGGCTACCGTCCACTCCATGATCTCACGCAAG GTGACCATCTCTGGTTTTGACCTGACTAGTTACAGGGACTGTCTAACTAAGTGGAGCCGTGCGGTGGAGGGCATGTACTCCCAGTGCCAGGGGGCGCCTGAGGGCAGCTGTCTGCCTGTGCGCTACGAGCAGCTGGTACTGCACCcagaggtagagatgaggaagCTGCTGAGCTTCCTGGGGTTGCCATGGGACCCGGCCGTGCTACACCACGAAGACCTTATTGGCAAGGCCGGCGGAGTGTCGTTGTCaaa AGTGGAGCGGTCCACAGACCAGGTTGTGAACCCTGTAAACACAGACGCCCTGTCTAAGTGGGTGGGTCACATCCCCTCTGATGTGCTGCGTGATATGGATGACATTGCCCCCATGCTCGCCCGCCTCGGCTACGACCCCCTGGCAAACCCCCCAGACTACACCCGGCCAGACCCCATCATAGCCCCCAACAACTACACACTG CGTCAGAGAACAGAAACCCTACATCCCAGTTAG